In Panicum virgatum strain AP13 chromosome 4N, P.virgatum_v5, whole genome shotgun sequence, a single window of DNA contains:
- the LOC120668975 gene encoding L-ascorbate oxidase-like — MTVVEADGNFVDPFAADDIDSYSVLLTTDQDPSSNYWVSVGVRGRPPKTAPALAVLNYRPNCASKLPALAPPATPAWDDYEHSKAFTYRIRARAGTADRRIELLNTQNRMDGRTKWSINNVFIVLPATPYLGSLKLGLKQALAAARPAETFSRGYDVRRPPANPKKTAGGNVYVLAHNATVDVRGAPERQRAGAQREPDGRLQCLLIFNG; from the coding sequence ATGACGGTGGTGGAGGCCGACGGCAACTTCGTGGACCCGTTCGCCGCCGACGACATCGACAGCTACTCCGTCCTCCTGACGACGGACCAGGACCCGTCGTCCAACTACTGGGTCAGCGTCGGCGTGCGCGGCCGGCCGCCGaagacggcgccggcgctggccgtGCTCAACTACCGCCCGAACTGCGCGTCCAAGCTGCCggcgctcgcgccgccggccaccccgGCGTGGGACGACTACGAGCACAGCAAGGCGTTCACCTACCGcatccgcgcgcgcgccggcacgGCGGACCGCCGCATCGAGCTGCTCAACACGCAGAACCGGATGGACGGGCGCACCAAGTGGTCCATCAACAACGTGTTCATTGTGCTGCCGGCGACGCCGTACCTGGGGTCCCTGAAGCTGGGGCTCAAGCaggcgctcgcggcggcgcggccggcggagaCGTTCAGCCGCGGGTACGAcgtgcggcggccgccggcgaaccCGAAAAAGACGGCGGGGGGCAACGTGTACGTGCTGGCGCACAACGCCACCGTGGACGTGCGTGGTGCTCCAGAACGCCAACGCGCTGGCGCGCAACGTGAACCGGATGGACGTTTGCAATGTTTGTTAATTTTTAATGGCTAG